A genomic window from Micromonospora ferruginea includes:
- the ppc gene encoding phosphoenolpyruvate carboxylase, giving the protein MTDQHDHDGPDAALRADIRRLGTLLGQTLARQEGRPLLDLVEEIRAQVRSDAPAAAQRLAGLDVTTGTKLARAFSTYFHLANITEQVHRARDLRRRRATHGGWLDQAAKMIAERGVPAEEIAAAARRLAVRPVFTAHPTEAARRSILSKLRAIADELDAETTNAILYGASDEGPANRRLAELLDLMWQTDELRLDRPDPTDEARNAIYYLRDLHAEAAPQVLDDLADTLRTLGVETSPTARPLTFGTWIGGDRDGNPFVTPTVTREVLRIQHEHGIEATEKAMDELISEVSVSRRLRAVSLDLSASLAKDLDALPEVAPRFRRVNAEEPYRLKARCVKAKLANTRERLRAGTGHVPGRDYQGATELIADLELLRASLARNSGQLTAVGRLASTIRTLSAFGLHLATMDIREHAEKHHEVLAQLYEAVGEVSDYPSLSRLERTKLLADELTGRRPLSTQDSPLTESARKTFDVFGAIREAQDRFGPEVIESYIISMTLGVDDVLAAVVLAREAGLVDVQSGRARVGIVPLLETPAELNSGGELLDELLSLPAYRALVAARGDVQEVMLGYSDSNKEAGITTSQWSIHRAQRALRDVAARHGVHLRLFHGRGGTVGRGGGPTHEAILAQPYGTLDGAIKVTEQGEVISDKYTLPALARENLELTVAAVLQATLLHTAPRQPAEMLERWDAAMDVVSESAFRSYRSLVEDPDLPAYFWASTPTELLGALNIGSRPAKRPNTGAGLSGLRAIPWVFGWTQTRQIVPGWFGVGSGLAAAREAGLADVLAEMNRNWHFFRTFLSNVEMMLTKTDLSIARRYVETLVPKKLHPIFAKIEEEYELTKREVLAISASPALLENSPVLQRTLAVRDTYLEPLHHLQVALLWQYRESGAAGRAVATAPGGRRAPNDGTALERALLTTVNGIAAGMRNTG; this is encoded by the coding sequence GTGACCGACCAGCACGACCACGACGGCCCCGACGCCGCTCTCCGGGCCGACATCCGCCGCCTCGGCACGCTGCTCGGGCAGACCCTGGCCCGGCAGGAAGGGCGCCCGCTGCTCGACCTGGTCGAGGAGATCCGCGCCCAGGTCCGCTCCGACGCGCCGGCCGCCGCCCAGCGCCTCGCCGGGCTCGACGTCACCACCGGCACGAAGCTGGCCCGCGCCTTCTCCACCTACTTCCACCTGGCGAACATCACCGAGCAGGTGCACCGCGCCCGCGACCTGCGCCGCCGCCGCGCCACCCACGGCGGCTGGCTGGACCAGGCGGCCAAGATGATCGCCGAGCGCGGCGTACCGGCCGAGGAGATCGCCGCCGCGGCCCGGCGGCTGGCCGTCCGCCCGGTCTTCACCGCCCACCCCACCGAGGCGGCCCGCCGGTCCATCCTGTCCAAGCTGCGCGCGATCGCCGACGAGCTGGACGCCGAGACCACCAACGCGATCCTCTACGGCGCCAGCGACGAGGGCCCGGCCAACCGCCGCCTCGCCGAGCTGCTCGACCTGATGTGGCAGACCGACGAGCTGCGGCTGGACCGGCCGGACCCGACGGACGAGGCCCGCAACGCCATCTACTACCTGCGCGACCTGCACGCCGAGGCCGCCCCGCAGGTTCTCGACGACCTCGCCGACACGCTGCGCACGCTCGGGGTGGAGACGTCGCCGACGGCCCGCCCGCTGACGTTCGGCACCTGGATCGGCGGTGACCGCGACGGCAACCCGTTCGTCACCCCCACGGTCACCCGCGAGGTGCTGCGGATCCAGCACGAGCACGGCATCGAGGCCACCGAGAAGGCGATGGACGAGCTGATCAGCGAGGTCAGCGTCTCCCGCCGGCTGCGCGCCGTCTCGCTCGACCTCTCCGCCAGCCTGGCCAAGGACCTGGACGCGCTGCCCGAGGTGGCGCCCCGGTTCCGCCGGGTCAACGCCGAGGAGCCCTACCGGCTCAAGGCCCGCTGCGTGAAGGCGAAGCTCGCCAACACCCGGGAGCGGCTGCGCGCCGGCACCGGCCACGTGCCGGGCCGCGACTACCAGGGCGCCACCGAGCTGATCGCCGACCTGGAGCTGCTGCGCGCCTCGCTGGCCCGCAACTCCGGGCAGCTCACCGCCGTCGGGCGGCTGGCCTCCACCATCCGTACGCTCTCCGCGTTCGGGCTGCACCTGGCGACCATGGACATCCGGGAGCACGCCGAGAAGCACCACGAGGTGCTGGCGCAGCTCTACGAGGCGGTCGGCGAGGTCTCCGACTACCCGTCGCTGAGCCGGCTGGAGCGCACCAAGCTGCTCGCCGACGAGCTGACCGGCCGCCGGCCGCTCTCCACCCAGGACAGCCCGCTCACCGAGTCGGCCCGCAAGACGTTCGACGTGTTCGGCGCGATCCGCGAGGCGCAGGACCGGTTCGGCCCCGAGGTCATCGAGTCCTACATCATCTCCATGACGCTGGGCGTGGACGACGTGCTCGCCGCGGTCGTGCTGGCCCGCGAGGCCGGCCTGGTCGACGTGCAGAGCGGCCGGGCCCGGGTCGGCATCGTGCCGCTGCTGGAGACGCCGGCCGAGCTGAACTCCGGCGGTGAGCTGCTGGACGAGCTGCTGTCGCTGCCGGCCTACCGGGCGTTGGTCGCCGCCCGGGGCGACGTGCAGGAGGTGATGCTCGGCTACTCCGACTCCAACAAGGAGGCGGGCATCACCACCAGCCAGTGGTCGATCCACCGGGCCCAGCGCGCGCTGCGTGACGTGGCCGCCCGGCACGGCGTACACCTGCGGTTGTTCCACGGCCGGGGTGGCACGGTGGGCCGGGGTGGCGGTCCCACCCACGAGGCGATCCTGGCCCAGCCCTACGGCACGCTGGACGGCGCGATCAAGGTGACCGAGCAGGGCGAGGTCATCTCCGACAAGTACACGCTGCCGGCGCTGGCGCGGGAGAACCTGGAGCTGACCGTGGCCGCCGTGCTCCAGGCCACGCTGCTGCACACCGCGCCCCGGCAGCCGGCCGAGATGCTGGAACGCTGGGACGCGGCGATGGACGTGGTCTCGGAGTCGGCGTTCCGGTCCTACCGGTCCCTGGTCGAGGACCCGGACCTGCCGGCCTACTTCTGGGCGTCCACCCCGACCGAGCTGTTGGGCGCGCTGAACATCGGCTCCCGGCCGGCGAAGCGGCCGAACACCGGTGCCGGCCTGTCCGGCCTGCGGGCCATCCCGTGGGTGTTCGGCTGGACGCAGACCCGGCAGATCGTGCCGGGCTGGTTCGGCGTGGGCTCCGGGCTGGCCGCCGCGCGGGAGGCGGGCCTCGCCGACGTGCTCGCCGAGATGAACCGCAACTGGCACTTCTTCCGCACGTTCCTGTCGAACGTGGAGATGATGCTGACCAAGACCGACCTGAGCATCGCCCGCCGCTACGTGGAGACGCTGGTCCCGAAGAAGCTGCACCCGATCTTCGCGAAGATCGAGGAGGAGTACGAGCTGACCAAACGCGAGGTGCTGGCGATCTCCGCCTCGCCGGCGCTGCTGGAGAACTCGCCCGTGCTGCAACGCACCCTGGCCGTGCGGGACACCTACCTGGAGCCGCTGCACCACCTCCAGGTGGCGTTGCTGTGGCAGTACCGCGAGTCCGGCGCGGCCGGGCGGGCGGTGGCCACCGCGCCGGGCGGCCGGCGCGCCCCGAACGACGGCACCGCGCTGGAGCGGGCGCTGCTGACCACGGTCAACGGCATCGCCGCCGGCATGCGCAACACCGGCTGA
- a CDS encoding DNA recombination protein RmuC produces the protein MSFSTLAVVVLCLAAGGAVGWLAARARAAADVARLEATLAATRAGEGRLEQSMRALSYEATAQSQEAVARAVAPLHDTLRRYEQRVAELEHDRVDAYAELREQVRSMSTVSGELRTETKQLVAALRAPQVRGRWGEHQLRRIVEAAGMLEHCDFDEQVTAATDHQGVRPDLVVRLHGGRSVVVDAKAPFDAYLTAMEARDERGRDTQLDAHARHLRAHVDSLSAKSYWAAFDQTPDFVVLFVPADPFLDVALQRDPALLEHAFSRNVVLATPATLVALLRTVAYSWRQEALARNAATVHSLARELYARLSTLGDHVGKLGNSLGGAVTAYNRAVGSLESRVLVSARKLAELGVSGDELAAPAQVELAPRQPQAPELLGSPSTSAERSPGLDV, from the coding sequence ATGAGCTTCTCGACGCTGGCCGTGGTGGTGCTCTGCCTCGCCGCGGGCGGCGCGGTCGGCTGGCTGGCGGCCCGGGCGCGCGCCGCGGCCGACGTGGCCCGGCTGGAGGCGACGCTGGCCGCCACCCGGGCGGGTGAGGGGCGGCTGGAGCAGTCCATGCGGGCGCTCAGCTACGAGGCGACCGCGCAGTCGCAGGAGGCGGTGGCGCGCGCGGTGGCGCCGCTGCACGACACGCTCCGCCGCTACGAGCAGCGCGTCGCCGAGCTGGAGCACGACCGGGTCGACGCCTACGCCGAGCTGCGCGAGCAGGTCCGCTCGATGAGCACGGTCTCCGGTGAGCTGCGCACCGAGACCAAGCAGCTCGTCGCCGCGCTGCGGGCGCCGCAGGTGCGCGGCCGGTGGGGCGAGCACCAGCTCCGGCGGATCGTCGAGGCGGCCGGCATGCTGGAGCACTGCGACTTCGACGAGCAGGTCACCGCCGCCACCGACCACCAGGGGGTCCGCCCCGACCTGGTGGTGCGGCTGCACGGCGGGCGTTCGGTGGTGGTCGACGCGAAGGCGCCGTTCGACGCCTACCTGACCGCGATGGAGGCGCGCGACGAGCGCGGTCGGGACACCCAGCTCGACGCGCACGCCCGGCACCTGCGGGCGCACGTGGACAGCCTGTCGGCCAAGTCCTACTGGGCCGCGTTCGACCAGACGCCCGACTTCGTGGTGCTGTTCGTGCCGGCCGACCCGTTCCTCGACGTGGCGTTGCAGCGCGACCCGGCGCTGCTGGAGCACGCGTTCTCCCGCAACGTGGTGCTGGCCACGCCGGCCACGCTGGTGGCGTTGCTGCGCACGGTCGCCTACTCGTGGCGGCAGGAGGCGTTGGCGCGCAACGCCGCCACCGTCCACTCGCTGGCCCGCGAGCTGTACGCGCGGCTCTCCACGCTGGGCGACCACGTGGGCAAGCTGGGCAACTCGTTGGGCGGCGCGGTGACGGCCTACAACCGGGCGGTCGGTTCGCTGGAGTCCCGGGTGCTGGTCAGCGCCCGCAAGCTGGCCGAGCTGGGCGTCTCCGGCGACGAGCTGGCCGCCCCGGCGCAGGTGGAGCTGGCGCCCCGGCAGCCGCAGGCGCCGGAGTTGCTCGGCTCGCCGTCCACATCGGCCGAACGGTCACCGGGTCTCGACGTCTAA
- a CDS encoding S8 family serine peptidase: protein MSQPRSRSRRPSAVLFASALAAGAMTVGGGAATASAAPATPQPSLPTAAKALGAHDAKLLDAAEAKHAPTVTMIIAAKKGSAKKVADGLASLGATVTQRYDQVGYVLAKVPTAKALKAATLPGVAAVDLDETIKLPDPAPEAAPNGAKAAEQGETLAGPGGDTGAVNPYMPTNETGAEAFKAAHPEWDGRGVTIGIMDSGVDLDQPALQKTTTGERKIVDWVTATDPLEDATWRAMITEVSGPTFTTGSGASALTWTAPAGTYRFNTFRESITAGSDPAGDVNRDGDTTDSWGILYNPANGDIRVDVNQNRDFTDDEVMRPYKEKFQVGHFGTDNPATAVREQIPFVVEFRRNVDTTPVGGPGLVDYVNIGIIESTHGTHVAGITAANDMLGNSAFDGAAPGAKLVSARACSWGGGCTAAALTTGMVDLVVNRRVDVVNMSIGGLPALNDGSNARAVLYNDLINTYGVQLFISAGNSGPGLNTVGDPSVATDVVSVAANISKDTWLANYGSVVRKENALFNFSSRGPREDGGFKPNISAPGSAISTAPTWQAGNPVPEAGYPLPPGYQMLNGTSMASPQATGAAALLLSAAKATGTGVTPAALRRAVYTSAKPIADVPTYAQGYGMFNVPGAWTLLANGVQTRTYTSEAAVCTELSPNLTRYDRNSGTFVPNPNVGTGIYNRCAADRGGQKVKESRTYEVKLTRTSGPNKGVKHLVGLRGNDGTYSAPAEVWLPLNKTVTVKVKAKPMTVGAHGAIITVDDPATSVVDFEVAAVVVASNAVTAPAYSYSAEGSVDRNSFTSYFVTVPQGAGALQVNLSGIATGSQTRFIAINPYGVPVESTASTACYTNFSDAAACKPQERDYQNPIPGVWEIEVEARRTSPALDNPFQLQARVQGVKVEPAVVQLPSVTAGTPTSVSWGLTNTFGPVRVTGVGGPLSSVRAERPTITEGATQEYTVDIPAGTTSFSARIGNTADLGADLDLYIFRGTTEVGRSADGDSEEAVTLTNPVAATYRVVIEGYAVAAGGSAYDYRDSFASPALGSLSAPATPLFLANGATATLTGSVTALSAPAAGRELFGDLAVTTVEGAVVGRGSVEINAVN from the coding sequence GTGAGTCAACCCCGCAGTCGGAGCCGGCGTCCCTCCGCCGTGCTCTTCGCCTCGGCCCTCGCGGCCGGCGCCATGACCGTCGGGGGTGGCGCCGCGACCGCGAGCGCGGCCCCCGCCACTCCCCAGCCCTCGCTGCCGACCGCGGCGAAGGCCCTCGGCGCCCACGACGCCAAGCTGCTCGACGCGGCGGAGGCGAAGCACGCCCCGACCGTCACGATGATCATCGCAGCGAAGAAGGGCTCGGCCAAGAAGGTCGCCGACGGCCTGGCGAGCCTCGGTGCCACCGTCACCCAGCGGTACGACCAGGTCGGCTACGTGCTGGCCAAGGTGCCGACGGCGAAGGCGCTCAAGGCCGCCACGCTACCCGGCGTCGCCGCCGTCGACCTCGACGAGACCATCAAGCTCCCCGACCCGGCCCCGGAGGCCGCCCCGAACGGCGCCAAGGCCGCCGAGCAGGGCGAGACGCTGGCCGGCCCCGGCGGCGACACCGGCGCGGTCAACCCGTACATGCCGACGAACGAGACCGGCGCGGAGGCGTTCAAGGCCGCCCACCCGGAGTGGGACGGCCGCGGCGTCACCATCGGCATCATGGACTCCGGCGTGGACCTCGACCAGCCGGCATTGCAGAAGACCACCACCGGCGAGCGCAAGATCGTCGACTGGGTCACCGCGACCGACCCGCTCGAGGACGCCACCTGGCGCGCGATGATCACCGAGGTGAGCGGGCCCACGTTCACCACCGGCAGCGGCGCCTCGGCCCTGACCTGGACCGCGCCGGCCGGCACCTACCGGTTCAACACCTTCCGCGAGTCCATCACCGCGGGCAGCGACCCGGCCGGTGACGTCAACCGCGACGGCGACACCACCGACTCCTGGGGCATCCTCTACAACCCGGCCAACGGCGACATCCGGGTGGACGTCAACCAGAACCGCGACTTCACCGACGACGAGGTGATGCGGCCCTACAAGGAGAAGTTCCAGGTCGGCCACTTCGGCACGGACAACCCGGCCACCGCCGTACGCGAGCAGATCCCGTTCGTGGTCGAGTTCCGGCGCAACGTCGACACCACTCCGGTCGGCGGCCCCGGCCTGGTCGACTACGTCAACATCGGCATCATCGAGAGCACCCACGGCACCCACGTCGCCGGCATCACCGCCGCCAACGACATGCTGGGCAACAGCGCCTTCGACGGCGCCGCCCCCGGCGCCAAGCTGGTCTCCGCCCGGGCCTGCTCCTGGGGCGGCGGCTGCACCGCCGCGGCGCTCACCACCGGCATGGTCGACCTGGTGGTCAACCGCCGGGTCGACGTGGTGAACATGTCGATCGGCGGCCTGCCGGCGCTGAACGACGGCTCCAACGCGCGGGCCGTCCTCTACAACGACCTGATCAACACGTACGGCGTGCAGCTCTTCATCTCGGCCGGCAACTCCGGCCCGGGGCTGAACACGGTCGGCGACCCGTCGGTCGCCACCGACGTGGTCAGCGTCGCCGCCAACATCAGCAAGGACACCTGGCTGGCCAACTACGGCTCGGTGGTCCGCAAGGAGAACGCGCTGTTCAACTTCTCCTCCCGCGGCCCGCGTGAGGACGGCGGCTTCAAGCCGAACATCTCCGCCCCCGGCTCGGCCATCTCCACCGCGCCGACCTGGCAGGCGGGCAACCCGGTGCCCGAGGCGGGCTACCCGCTGCCCCCGGGCTACCAGATGCTGAACGGCACCTCGATGGCCTCCCCGCAGGCCACCGGCGCCGCGGCGCTGCTGCTGTCGGCCGCGAAGGCGACCGGCACCGGGGTCACCCCGGCCGCGCTGCGTCGGGCCGTCTACACCTCGGCCAAGCCGATCGCGGACGTCCCGACGTACGCGCAGGGCTACGGCATGTTCAACGTGCCGGGCGCGTGGACGCTGCTGGCCAACGGCGTGCAGACCCGCACCTACACCTCCGAGGCCGCGGTCTGCACGGAGCTGTCGCCGAACCTGACCCGCTACGACCGGAACTCCGGCACCTTCGTGCCGAACCCGAACGTGGGCACCGGCATCTACAACCGCTGCGCCGCCGACCGGGGCGGGCAGAAGGTCAAGGAGAGCCGCACCTACGAGGTCAAGCTGACCCGGACCAGCGGCCCGAACAAGGGCGTCAAGCACCTGGTCGGCCTGCGTGGCAACGACGGCACCTACAGCGCCCCCGCCGAGGTGTGGCTGCCGCTGAACAAGACCGTCACGGTCAAGGTGAAGGCCAAGCCGATGACCGTCGGCGCGCACGGCGCGATCATCACCGTCGACGACCCGGCCACCTCGGTGGTCGACTTCGAGGTCGCCGCCGTGGTGGTGGCGTCCAACGCGGTGACCGCTCCGGCGTACTCCTACTCGGCCGAGGGCTCGGTCGACCGGAACAGCTTCACCTCGTACTTCGTGACCGTTCCGCAGGGTGCGGGCGCGCTCCAGGTCAACCTGTCCGGTATCGCCACCGGCTCGCAGACCCGGTTCATCGCCATCAACCCGTACGGCGTCCCGGTGGAGAGCACCGCGAGCACCGCCTGCTACACCAACTTCTCCGACGCCGCCGCCTGCAAGCCGCAGGAGCGGGACTACCAGAACCCGATCCCGGGTGTCTGGGAGATCGAGGTGGAGGCGCGTCGCACGTCGCCGGCGCTGGACAACCCGTTCCAGCTCCAGGCGCGGGTGCAGGGCGTGAAGGTCGAGCCGGCCGTGGTCCAACTGCCGTCGGTGACCGCCGGCACGCCGACCTCGGTGAGCTGGGGCCTGACCAACACGTTCGGCCCGGTCCGGGTGACCGGCGTCGGCGGGCCGCTGTCCAGCGTCCGCGCCGAGCGGCCGACCATCACCGAGGGCGCCACCCAGGAGTACACGGTGGACATCCCGGCCGGGACGACCTCGTTCTCGGCCCGGATCGGCAACACCGCCGACCTGGGCGCCGACCTGGACCTGTACATCTTCCGCGGCACCACCGAGGTCGGCCGGTCGGCCGACGGCGACTCCGAGGAGGCCGTGACGCTGACCAACCCGGTCGCCGCCACGTACCGGGTGGTCATCGAGGGCTACGCGGTCGCCGCGGGCGGCTCGGCGTACGACTACCGGGACTCGTTCGCGTCCCCGGCGCTGGGCTCGCTCTCCGCGCCGGCCACGCCGCTGTTCCTGGCGAACGGCGCCACCGCGACCCTGACCGGTTCGGTGACCGCGCTGAGCGCACCGGCCGCCGGCCGGGAGCTCTTCGGTGACCTGGCCGTCACCACCGTCGAGGGCGCGGTCGTCGGCCGCGGCTCGGTGGAGATCAACGCGGTGAACTGA
- a CDS encoding 4-hydroxy-3-methylbut-2-enyl diphosphate reductase gives MTDAETTPRTGKRVLLAKPRGYCAGVDRAVQTVEEALKLYGAPIYVRKEIVHNKHVVRTLEAKGAIFVEENEEVPEGATVIFSAHGVAPEVYEQAKERSLKAIDATCPLVTKVHHEARRFAQQDYDILLIGHEGHEEVIGTAGEAPAHIQLVDGPDSVDQVTVRDPEKVVWLSQTTLSVDETLETVARLKQRLPLLQSPPSDDICYATSNRQHVVKEIAPECDVVIVVGSRNSSNSVRLVEVALDAGARAGHLVDFAHEIDDAWLAGARTVGLTSGASVPDDLVQDVLAHLAERGFADVEEITTADERLTFSLPQELKRDMKAAAARG, from the coding sequence GTGACTGACGCTGAGACCACTCCCCGGACCGGCAAGCGCGTGCTCCTGGCCAAGCCCCGCGGCTACTGCGCGGGCGTGGACCGGGCGGTGCAGACCGTCGAGGAGGCGTTGAAGCTCTACGGCGCGCCGATCTACGTCCGCAAGGAGATCGTGCACAACAAGCACGTGGTGCGGACGTTGGAGGCCAAGGGCGCGATCTTCGTGGAGGAGAACGAGGAGGTGCCGGAGGGCGCCACCGTGATCTTCTCCGCCCACGGCGTCGCCCCGGAGGTCTACGAGCAGGCGAAGGAGCGGTCGCTCAAGGCGATCGACGCCACCTGCCCGCTGGTCACCAAGGTGCACCACGAGGCCCGGCGGTTCGCCCAGCAGGACTACGACATCCTGCTCATCGGTCACGAGGGGCACGAGGAGGTCATCGGCACCGCCGGTGAGGCCCCCGCCCACATCCAGCTCGTCGACGGCCCGGACAGCGTCGACCAGGTCACCGTGCGTGACCCGGAGAAGGTGGTGTGGCTCTCCCAGACCACGCTCTCGGTCGACGAGACGCTGGAGACGGTGGCCCGGCTCAAGCAGCGGCTGCCGCTGCTCCAGTCGCCGCCCAGCGACGACATCTGCTACGCCACGTCCAACCGCCAGCACGTGGTCAAGGAGATCGCCCCGGAGTGCGACGTGGTGATCGTCGTCGGCTCGCGCAACTCCTCCAACTCGGTCCGGCTGGTCGAGGTGGCGCTGGACGCCGGCGCCCGCGCCGGCCACCTGGTCGACTTCGCCCACGAGATCGACGACGCCTGGCTCGCCGGCGCCCGCACGGTGGGCCTGACCTCCGGCGCGAGCGTGCCGGACGACCTGGTCCAGGACGTGCTCGCGCACCTGGCCGAGCGGGGCTTCGCCGACGTCGAGGAGATCACCACCGCGGACGAGCGGCTCACCTTCTCGCTGCCGCAGGAGCTGAAGCGCGACATGAAGGCCGCCGCGGCCCGCGGCTGA
- the xseA gene encoding exodeoxyribonuclease VII large subunit, which translates to MSAGEVGRSTPQERSTTPERSTAEEPWPVRVVSQKVGAWIARLGWVWVDGQVAQISRRPGASTVFLTLRDPSADLSLTVTTNRDVLDSGAPELREGARVVLHAKPEFYAARGSLSLRADEIRQVGLGELLARLEKLKKLLAAEGLFDRSRKRRLPFLPGRVGLVTGRASAAERDVLTNARRRWPAVDFRTINVAVQGSAAVPDIVAALKVLDADPAVDVIVIARGGGGIEDLLPFSDEALCRAVFACRTPVVSAIGHETDAPLLDYVADVRASTPTDAAKRIVPDLTDEVRLIGQARSRLERAVRHLVDREQHRVDLLRSRPVLARPQVMVDQRATEVTALHDRAGRCLEHRLTAAADDLRHTLARLRALSPAATLDRGYAIVQRGDGHVVRAASEVAKGDPLRVRLAEGELTATVDG; encoded by the coding sequence GTGAGCGCGGGTGAGGTGGGGCGGAGCACTCCCCAGGAGCGGAGCACGACCCCGGAGCGGAGCACCGCCGAGGAGCCGTGGCCGGTCCGGGTGGTCAGCCAGAAGGTCGGGGCGTGGATCGCCCGGCTCGGCTGGGTCTGGGTCGACGGCCAGGTGGCGCAGATCAGTCGCCGCCCCGGCGCCTCCACCGTCTTCCTGACCCTGCGTGACCCGTCGGCCGATCTCAGCCTGACCGTCACCACCAACCGCGACGTGCTCGACTCGGGCGCGCCGGAGCTGCGCGAGGGCGCCCGGGTGGTGCTGCACGCCAAGCCCGAGTTCTATGCCGCGCGGGGCTCGCTCAGCCTGCGCGCCGACGAGATCCGCCAGGTCGGCCTGGGCGAGCTGCTGGCCAGGCTGGAGAAGCTGAAGAAGCTGCTCGCCGCCGAGGGCCTGTTCGACAGGTCCCGCAAGCGGCGGCTCCCGTTCCTGCCCGGCCGGGTGGGCCTGGTCACCGGGCGCGCCTCGGCGGCCGAGCGCGACGTGCTGACCAACGCCCGGCGCCGCTGGCCGGCGGTCGACTTCCGCACCATCAACGTGGCGGTGCAGGGGTCGGCCGCGGTGCCCGACATCGTGGCCGCCCTGAAGGTGCTCGACGCCGATCCGGCGGTCGACGTGATCGTCATCGCCCGGGGCGGGGGCGGCATCGAGGACCTGCTGCCCTTCTCCGACGAGGCGCTGTGCCGGGCGGTCTTCGCCTGCCGCACGCCGGTGGTCAGCGCGATCGGCCACGAGACCGACGCGCCGCTGCTCGACTACGTGGCCGACGTGCGCGCCTCCACCCCCACCGACGCCGCCAAGCGGATCGTGCCCGACCTGACCGACGAGGTGCGCCTCATCGGGCAGGCCCGGTCCCGGCTGGAGCGGGCCGTGCGCCACCTCGTCGACCGGGAGCAGCACCGGGTGGACCTGCTCCGGTCCCGCCCGGTGCTGGCCCGCCCGCAGGTGATGGTCGACCAGCGGGCGACCGAGGTCACCGCGCTGCACGACCGCGCCGGCCGGTGCCTGGAGCACCGGCTGACCGCCGCCGCCGACGACCTGCGCCACACCCTGGCCCGGCTGCGCGCCCTCTCCCCGGCGGCCACGCTCGACCGCGGCTACGCCATCGTGCAGCGCGGCGACGGCCACGTGGTCCGCGCGGCGTCCGAGGTGGCCAAGGGCGATCCACTGCGGGTACGCCTCGCCGAGGGCGAGCTGACCGCCACCGTCGACGGCTGA
- a CDS encoding exodeoxyribonuclease VII small subunit, whose protein sequence is MTEATKNEQLSYEQARAELASVVERLEAGGTSLEESLALWERGEQLAGVCQRWLDGARARIDAARQRPEE, encoded by the coding sequence ATGACTGAAGCGACCAAGAACGAGCAGCTCAGCTACGAGCAGGCGCGCGCCGAGCTGGCGTCGGTGGTGGAACGCCTGGAGGCGGGCGGCACCTCGCTGGAGGAGTCGCTGGCCCTGTGGGAGCGGGGCGAGCAGTTGGCCGGCGTGTGCCAGCGCTGGCTGGACGGCGCCCGGGCCCGCATCGACGCGGCCCGGCAGCGCCCCGAGGAGTGA
- a CDS encoding DUF4245 domain-containing protein, protein MEPAQPADRVPPDATPPDGQPPVRPGADPTPPPDGPPALVEPATDAGDHPAPPAGREKARSERSPKDMVLSLLILLVPIALLIAFYRGFLGGDSPVTVDPAPALDQARSANAFPVAAPSGLGDDWRTVNARFQTAADGATLRIGYVTPEGRGAQLVESNVGAEKLLPAELSDGQPQGPADLPDGLSWQRYTARGNEQALVLLEPNRTVIVVGDAREAELRKLATSLR, encoded by the coding sequence GTGGAACCCGCACAGCCTGCCGACCGCGTACCGCCCGACGCCACCCCGCCCGACGGGCAGCCGCCGGTGCGGCCCGGCGCCGACCCGACGCCACCGCCCGACGGGCCGCCCGCGCTGGTCGAGCCGGCCACGGACGCGGGTGACCACCCGGCCCCACCGGCCGGCCGGGAGAAGGCCCGCTCCGAGCGGTCGCCCAAGGACATGGTGCTGTCGCTGCTGATCCTGCTGGTGCCGATCGCGCTGCTGATCGCCTTCTACCGGGGCTTCCTGGGCGGCGACTCGCCGGTCACCGTCGACCCGGCGCCCGCCCTGGATCAGGCCCGCTCGGCCAACGCCTTCCCGGTCGCCGCGCCGTCCGGGTTGGGCGACGACTGGCGTACGGTCAACGCCCGCTTCCAGACCGCGGCGGACGGCGCGACGCTCCGGATCGGTTACGTGACTCCCGAGGGGCGCGGCGCGCAGCTCGTGGAGAGCAACGTCGGAGCGGAGAAGCTGCTGCCGGCCGAGCTGAGCGACGGGCAGCCGCAGGGCCCGGCCGACCTGCCCGACGGGTTGAGCTGGCAGCGGTACACCGCCCGCGGCAACGAGCAGGCGCTGGTCCTGCTGGAGCCGAACCGCACGGTGATCGTGGTCGGCGACGCGCGGGAGGCCGAGCTGCGCAAGCTCGCCACCTCGCTGCGCTGA